A section of the Malania oleifera isolate guangnan ecotype guangnan chromosome 2, ASM2987363v1, whole genome shotgun sequence genome encodes:
- the LOC131149455 gene encoding uncharacterized protein LOC131149455 — protein sequence MQDPRMLLPKEVLNMKTWKKKSSSQDQSRGSNVKEVQDVLQHLPFEVGQKASKRSLMKDVSALLQQSEKSSDSLPDTSTCGNEYRALRRKYLLLEEESFGLGRELREMEDEVKMLEDEKLALLDHLVVLEGLIDPSESRCGQQKSLN from the coding sequence ATGCAAGATCCAAGAATGCTGCTACCTAAGGAAGTTCTGAATATGAAGACGTGGAAGAAGAAATCCTCAAGCCAAGATCAGTCACGAGGGAGCAATGTCAAAGAAGTTCAAGACGTACTGCAGCACCTACCATTTGAAGTAGGGCAGAAGGCCTCCAAAAGAAGTTTGATGAAGGATGTTTCTGCACTTCTCCAGCAATCTGAAAAATCATCAGATTCTTTGCCCGACACTTCTACATGTGGCAATGAGTACCGGGCCTTGAGGCGGAAGTATTTGCTGCTGGAAGAGGAGAGCTTTGGTCTAGGAAGAGAATTGAGAGAGATGGAAGATGAGGTTAAAATGCTTGAAGATGAGAAGCTGGCGCTCTTGGACCATCTTGTTGTGTTAGAAGGCCTGATTGATCCCTCTGAGAGTCGGTGTGGGCAGCAAAAATCATTGAACTAA